A window from Nocardioides mesophilus encodes these proteins:
- a CDS encoding acyl-CoA thioesterase, protein MSTPRAPRPTRGDFAAWRLATTRWADDDIYGHMNNATYFELIDTAVNAHLLEATGTDIRVQRAIGVVAEVSCRYFREIGFPDPVDVGLAVERLGTSSVTYRIGIFQGPGEEAAAEGRFVHVYVDNAGGPGERPVCPVPAEIRAAVEPLVRG, encoded by the coding sequence ATGAGCACCCCCCGGGCGCCCCGGCCGACGCGGGGAGACTTCGCCGCCTGGCGTCTGGCCACCACCCGGTGGGCCGACGATGACATCTACGGGCACATGAACAACGCGACGTACTTCGAGCTGATCGACACCGCCGTGAACGCGCACCTGCTCGAGGCCACCGGCACCGATATCCGCGTCCAGCGCGCGATCGGGGTGGTCGCAGAGGTCTCCTGCCGCTACTTCCGTGAGATCGGCTTCCCCGACCCGGTCGACGTCGGACTGGCCGTGGAGCGGCTCGGCACCTCGTCGGTGACCTATCGGATCGGCATCTTCCAGGGACCCGGCGAGGAGGCGGCCGCCGAGGGCCGCTTCGTGCACGTGTACGTCGACAACGCCGGCGGGCCGGGGGAGCGGCCGGTGTGCCCGGTGCCCGCGGAGATCCGCGCCGCTGTCGAGCCGCTCGTCCGCGGCTGA